One genomic region from Argentina anserina chromosome 2, drPotAnse1.1, whole genome shotgun sequence encodes:
- the LOC126782658 gene encoding LOB domain-containing protein 37-like, whose translation MIKTIIDAGKMSCNGCRILRKGCSENCMLRQCIEWIEDPQAQSHATVFVAKFFGRASLLSFINAVSENQRPALFQSLLFEAVGRTINPVNGATGLLLAGNWKVCQAAVETVLNGGALEPLPEYSRRAVHHVRQKRRDEGYFSKYSTRERRPAVLAFNDDDERPDLNLSLKASSELRRDDHDRAATPSSVEGSETTTFSRSGSSSADCTTNDLQGTKLLRLFI comes from the exons ATGATAAAAACTATAATTGATGCTGGGAAGATGAGCTGCAATGGATGCCGAATTCTACGAAAGGGTTGCAGCGAGAATTGCATGCTACGTCAATGTATAGAGTGGATAGAAGACCCTCAAGCTCAATCTCACGCCACCGTCTTCGTTGCCAAGTTTTTTGGCCGCGCCAGCCTCCTCTCCTTCATCAACGCCGTCTCTGAAAACCAAAGACCCG CTTTGTTTCAATCTTTGCTGTTTGAGGCTGTGGGGAGGACTATAAATCCCGTGAACGGAGCAACGGGGCTTCTCTTAGCTGGGAACTGGAAGGTCTGCCAAGCTGCGGTAGAGACTGTGCTGAACGGCGGCGCATTGGAGCCACTTCCAGAGTACAGTCGTCGTGCCGTTCACCACGTTAGACAAAAACGGCGGGACGAGGGCTATTTCTCTAAGTACTCGACCAGAGAGAGGCGGCCAGCGGTATTGGCTTTCAACGACGATGACGAACGGCCTGATCTTAATCTTAGTTTGAAGGCATCGTCGGAGTTGCGTAGAGATGATCATGACAGAGCGGCGACGCCGTCGTCTGTCGAAGGCTCGGAAACAACGACGTTTTCAAGAAGTGGTTCGTCATCGGCAGATTGTACTACTAATGATTTACAGGGAACAAAGCTTCTTAGACTATTCATTTGA